The Euleptes europaea isolate rEulEur1 chromosome 2, rEulEur1.hap1, whole genome shotgun sequence genome has a segment encoding these proteins:
- the SRC gene encoding proto-oncogene tyrosine-protein kinase Src isoform X3: MLSFRRKVDVREGDWWLAHSLTTGQKGYIPSNYVAPSDSIQAEEWYFGKITRRESERLLLNPENPRGTFLARESETTKGAYCLSVSDFDNAKGLNVKHYKIRKLDNGGFYITSRTQFSSLQQLVAYYSKHADGLCHRLTSVCPTSKPQTQGLAKDAWEIPRESLRLEVKLGQGCFGEVWMGTWNGTTRVAIKTLKPGTMSPEAFLQEAQVMKKLRHEKLVQLYAVVSEEPIYIVTEYMCKGSLLDFLKGEMGKYLRLPQLVDMAAQIASGMAYVERMNYVHRDLRAANILVGENLVCKVADFGLARLIEDNEYTARQGAKFPIKWTAPEAALYGRFTIKSDVWSFGILLTELATKGRVPYPGMVNREVLDQVERGYRMPCPPECPESLHDLMCQCWRKDPEERPTFEYLQAFLEDYFTSTEPQYQPGENL, translated from the exons GTGGTATTTCGGCAAGATCACCCGCCGAGAGTCTGAACGGCTACTACTCAATCCTGAGAATCCCCGAGGGACCTTCCTGGCCAGGGAGAGCGAGACAACAAAAG GTGCCTACTGCCTCTCCGTCTCTGATTTCGACAACGCCAAGGGCCTCAATGTCAAACACTACAAGATCCGCAAGCTGGACAACGGTGGCTTTTACATCACCTCCCGCACGCAGTTCAGCAGCCTGCAGCAGCTGGTAGCCTATTATTCCA AGCATGCAGATGGCCTGTGCCACCGTCTCACCAGCGTCTGTCCAACCAGCAAACCTCAGACACAAGGCCTAGCAAAAGATGCATGGGAAATCCCCCGGGAGTCGCTGCGGTTAGAGGTGAAGCTCGGGCAAGGCTGCTTCGGAGAAGTGTGGATGG GCACCTGGAACGGCACCACTCGGGTGGCTATCAAGACGCTGAAGCCCGGGACAATGTCTCCTGAAGCGTTTCTGCAAGAGGCTCAGGTCATGAAGAAACTCCGCCATGAGAAGCTAGTGCAGCTGTACGCTGTGGTTTCCGAGGAGCCCATCTACATTGTGACGGAATACATGTGCAAAG GGAGCCTCCTGGATTTCTTGAAAGGGGAGATGGGCAAGTATCTGAGGTTGCCCCAGCTGGTGGACATGGCAGCTCAG ATTGCATCTGGCATGGCGTATGTGGAGAGGATGAACTACGTTCACCGAGATCTGCGAGCTGCCAACATCCTTGTGGGTGAAAACCTGGTGTGCAAAGTAGCTGACTTTGGACTGGCTCGACTGATTGAGGACAACGAATACACAGCTAGGCAAG GTGCTAAATTCCCCATTAAGTGGACAGCCCCAGAAGCAGCTCTCTACGGCCGGTTCACCATCAAGTCCGATGTGTGGTCCTTCGGGATATTGCTGACTGAACTGGCCACAAAGGGCCGTGTGCCATATCCAG GTATGGTGAACCGAGAAGTGCTTGACCAAGTGGAGCGCGGCTATCGAATGCCCTGCCCTCCAGAATGCCCAGAGTCCTTGCATGACCTGATGTGCCAGTGCTGGAGAAAGGATCCTGAGGAAAGGCCCACCTTTGAATACCTACAGGCTTTCTTGGAGGACTATTTCACATCCACAGAGCCTCAGTATCAGCCAGGCGAGAACTTGTAG